The proteins below are encoded in one region of Fibrella aestuarina BUZ 2:
- a CDS encoding T9SS type A sorting domain-containing protein: MNWTFPYRQFLGILALMMAFVSHSLAQTITVNQNISPTTGLCTGSTVTLTFTTSGTFTAGNVFRLERSEADGTFPASPVSVTTLTASPASASATSLSIAGTLGSVTYGIGYRFRITSSAPARTSTNLTNPVTIGTPLPTTSGNQPNGTFAACQNSGLLSLTANGSNLSWYENAGATTPNPGPTYGFRTDVTPNTYTVAFTQTSSSGCVSGRASVNVLITAPPSTTPTVAGLREYCPGAGGQLTASGSGTSFRWINLADNSAQTAATINAPSTSGTYNFSISQFNTANGVTCEGPRGVVTITVYNVPDKPNLEKIAVAYCQGDTPPTLSVTNLAAGNKLTWTFPNNSQVTNTGPISAPAVVPYSVYSVVQSNTANCSSAPTSATVTINTPPGNPTLSTSNNGPFCQFSGTNNVQSITASKVIGGKVFWYDSSTDTTPTEGDSYTISTVNSGDIQVYFRQQSDKGCFSSATPVSATVRINPKPAAPTAISAPNNYCANDASAQPRLSATLLSGATIKWYNLTDNTTSADATLAAPSSTKRYQVTQTLNSCESDRSDIVTVTVKGNPGTASLRLTSATAFCQNSGTGNVQTITAAGDANAVIEWYPNLTTSAPLSASGNSFTVSTATAEPDPLVYFQQRVDGCASTRISRAITINPTPAKPSVSQSYSVCLNAQAETLSNVSTGQGLRWFEGNTERSGTYRPATSTVGTSTTFAVTQTINGCEGLAETLRLTVYGLPDKPTAVNYNYCSAQAPVTLSASGSAIRWYTQAGGFLAPGSTYPAPNTANTYNYKVTQTDARNCQSDFLDVAVVVRPTPGAPGLPNPNPIFCQTRSAQPLAATGENLVWTDASGNALPGAPTPSTSGLGTQRFYVTQTNSASCTSTTALVSVTINAVPGQPTFTTPRQYCSGETADLLVANGQDLRWYDVASGGTGSTNAIRPNTSPNPSDVTAVRTYYVTQTVGSCESDRREIPVTIKRKPGLPGNVPGNPEFCRTYGAPTLSATTENGASLIWVVDGRDTPNAPTAPNDRVGTYSYAVAQTLNGCRSDNAPFTVRVKDTPGQPGVSLFTLCQGGPSRQLSVQGERPKYYDANNNLLNDNPTPSTAQVTTIVYKVSQTNSEGCESPKVDYPVIVYAVPAPPTVRDLQYCLVQRDQPQQDIKPLTAEGANIRWYNSDNTALGGAPNPQPDGLRTERYFVTQTVNNCQSNNATVTVRIVTTPTPILATSLLTYCRNDVSRPIDVTAASGSTLFWVDPNGFVSTQTPTPPTLNATKGGETYQVYAQGSNGCFSSRATVGLVVNTNPTLSLFGSTTVNYGLTAQLTLRFTSQPPYSFTLSDGTTGTTTDSVFRQTVKPLRTTIYQVASVSNVCGIGLSGNPATATVFVNIPTITTQALAGSTSFCAGTNLSVAFSTAGTFNQGNRFKVQIADSTAKVYTDISAESATSPITATIPSAFKGGPYFIRVLATNPGAEVPGERSPTILTVKGLPSAVLTGTQDVFETYPASLSIALAGDSPWAITYTVDGGPPSTISTNANPHILTFQPTKNTTYMLTSVTNNCGSGPVSGTAVVTVLPLLAVEDPLTGALSLYPVPTQNVLTVSIDLPLTVQQPAELMLSDFNGRPVLSRTTENRQTQLDLSQQPAGIYLLSVQVGDRRVVKKVMKL; encoded by the coding sequence ATGAATTGGACGTTTCCCTATCGCCAATTTCTGGGAATTCTTGCGCTGATGATGGCCTTCGTAAGTCATTCGCTGGCGCAAACTATCACTGTTAACCAGAACATTTCGCCCACCACTGGCCTCTGTACCGGCTCTACCGTAACGCTTACGTTCACCACATCAGGTACGTTCACAGCGGGCAACGTGTTCAGACTGGAACGCTCTGAAGCCGATGGCACCTTTCCCGCCTCACCCGTTAGTGTCACCACGTTGACGGCCTCACCAGCCAGCGCCAGCGCTACCAGCCTGTCGATAGCTGGCACGTTGGGTAGCGTTACCTACGGAATAGGCTATCGGTTCCGTATTACGTCAAGTGCCCCGGCGCGCACAAGTACCAACCTGACGAATCCCGTTACGATTGGGACACCGCTGCCCACGACGTCGGGGAATCAACCGAACGGTACGTTTGCTGCCTGTCAGAATAGCGGCTTGTTGTCGTTGACTGCTAACGGCAGCAACCTGTCGTGGTATGAAAATGCGGGTGCTACTACGCCAAATCCCGGCCCTACGTACGGCTTCAGAACCGACGTTACCCCTAACACCTATACGGTCGCTTTTACTCAGACTAGCAGCAGTGGTTGCGTAAGCGGTCGAGCGTCTGTTAATGTACTGATAACGGCGCCGCCCAGCACGACGCCGACCGTAGCCGGTTTGCGGGAATACTGCCCTGGTGCTGGTGGGCAGCTTACAGCCTCTGGTTCAGGTACGTCGTTTCGGTGGATCAACCTAGCGGATAACAGCGCGCAGACGGCGGCAACGATCAACGCCCCATCGACCTCGGGAACGTACAATTTCTCAATTAGTCAATTCAATACAGCCAACGGCGTTACATGCGAAGGGCCTCGTGGCGTGGTTACTATTACGGTCTACAACGTCCCTGACAAACCTAATCTAGAAAAAATTGCCGTCGCGTATTGCCAAGGCGATACCCCGCCAACGCTGTCGGTAACGAATCTGGCAGCTGGCAATAAGCTTACCTGGACTTTCCCGAACAACAGCCAGGTGACTAACACAGGACCAATTTCGGCACCGGCAGTTGTACCGTATTCAGTCTATTCGGTTGTACAAAGCAACACCGCTAATTGTTCCAGTGCGCCCACCAGCGCAACTGTAACGATTAATACACCGCCGGGTAATCCCACATTGAGCACTAGCAACAACGGGCCTTTCTGCCAGTTTTCGGGAACAAACAATGTGCAGTCGATTACGGCCTCCAAAGTAATAGGGGGGAAGGTTTTTTGGTATGATTCTTCCACAGACACGACACCCACCGAAGGCGACAGCTACACCATTTCAACTGTAAATAGCGGCGATATACAGGTTTATTTCCGACAGCAAAGTGACAAGGGATGCTTCAGCAGCGCAACGCCCGTTTCAGCAACTGTGCGCATCAACCCCAAACCTGCTGCGCCAACGGCCATTAGCGCACCGAACAACTACTGTGCGAATGATGCCAGCGCCCAACCTCGTCTGAGTGCCACGCTGTTGAGCGGGGCTACCATCAAGTGGTATAACCTCACGGATAATACAACCTCGGCTGACGCGACTTTAGCGGCCCCCTCCTCCACCAAACGATATCAGGTAACGCAGACGTTGAACAGTTGCGAGAGCGACCGGAGTGACATCGTCACCGTCACGGTAAAAGGCAATCCCGGCACGGCTTCGCTGCGACTGACCAGCGCGACCGCTTTCTGCCAAAACTCAGGCACTGGCAATGTTCAGACCATTACCGCCGCTGGTGATGCAAACGCGGTCATCGAATGGTACCCGAACCTAACGACTTCTGCCCCTCTTTCTGCTTCAGGAAACAGTTTTACTGTTTCGACCGCCACAGCAGAGCCTGACCCACTAGTTTATTTTCAGCAGCGCGTCGATGGCTGCGCCAGCACCCGTATCTCTCGCGCCATTACCATCAACCCAACGCCCGCCAAACCGTCGGTCAGCCAATCGTATTCAGTCTGTTTGAATGCTCAGGCCGAGACGTTGAGCAATGTATCTACCGGGCAGGGGCTGAGGTGGTTTGAAGGCAATACCGAACGGTCAGGTACGTATCGTCCAGCTACAAGCACAGTAGGTACGTCGACAACTTTTGCCGTGACTCAGACCATCAACGGTTGCGAAGGGCTAGCCGAAACGCTTCGGTTAACCGTGTATGGTCTGCCCGACAAGCCGACGGCCGTCAACTACAATTACTGCTCCGCACAGGCACCGGTAACGCTGTCGGCCTCAGGAAGCGCCATCCGCTGGTACACACAGGCGGGTGGGTTTCTGGCCCCGGGCAGCACGTATCCAGCCCCTAATACTGCTAATACATACAATTACAAAGTCACCCAGACCGACGCCCGAAATTGCCAGAGTGACTTCTTGGACGTGGCTGTAGTCGTGCGCCCGACGCCTGGTGCGCCCGGCTTGCCCAACCCGAACCCAATTTTCTGCCAGACGCGCAGTGCCCAGCCATTAGCCGCAACGGGCGAGAATCTCGTCTGGACAGATGCTTCAGGCAATGCGCTACCCGGCGCGCCCACGCCATCGACGAGCGGCCTGGGTACACAGCGCTTCTATGTGACACAGACCAACAGCGCCAGTTGCACCAGCACCACAGCGCTGGTATCGGTGACGATTAATGCCGTACCTGGGCAACCCACATTTACAACGCCGCGCCAGTATTGTTCGGGTGAAACCGCCGATTTACTGGTGGCCAACGGGCAGGATCTGCGCTGGTATGATGTGGCTAGCGGTGGCACCGGCAGCACGAACGCCATTCGGCCCAACACGTCGCCCAACCCCAGCGACGTGACGGCCGTCCGGACCTACTACGTGACGCAAACCGTCGGCTCCTGCGAAAGCGACCGCCGCGAAATTCCGGTGACGATCAAACGGAAACCCGGCCTGCCCGGCAACGTACCTGGCAATCCCGAATTCTGCCGGACTTACGGCGCGCCAACATTATCAGCAACGACCGAAAACGGCGCCAGCCTAATTTGGGTGGTCGATGGCCGTGATACCCCCAATGCCCCCACCGCCCCTAACGACCGCGTGGGTACCTATAGCTACGCCGTTGCCCAGACGCTGAATGGTTGCCGGAGCGACAACGCCCCCTTTACAGTACGGGTGAAAGATACGCCGGGGCAGCCGGGCGTGAGCCTCTTCACGCTCTGTCAGGGCGGTCCGTCGCGGCAGTTGAGCGTACAGGGCGAGCGGCCTAAGTATTACGACGCCAACAACAACCTGCTGAACGACAACCCAACGCCCAGCACCGCGCAGGTTACGACGATCGTTTACAAAGTAAGCCAGACCAACAGCGAAGGCTGCGAAAGCCCGAAGGTCGACTACCCCGTCATCGTTTACGCCGTGCCTGCGCCGCCAACCGTGCGCGATCTGCAATACTGTCTCGTGCAGCGCGACCAGCCCCAACAGGACATTAAGCCACTTACCGCTGAAGGTGCTAATATCCGCTGGTACAATTCAGACAATACCGCGCTCGGCGGAGCGCCCAATCCGCAGCCTGATGGCCTGCGCACCGAGCGGTATTTCGTGACCCAGACCGTCAACAATTGCCAGAGTAACAACGCTACGGTAACCGTCCGGATCGTGACCACACCGACGCCGATTCTGGCGACGTCACTGCTGACCTACTGCCGCAACGACGTGTCGCGTCCTATCGACGTGACGGCCGCCAGCGGGTCAACGCTCTTCTGGGTCGATCCGAACGGATTTGTGAGCACGCAGACGCCCACGCCTCCCACGCTAAACGCCACCAAAGGCGGCGAGACCTATCAGGTCTATGCACAGGGTAGCAATGGCTGTTTCAGTTCACGGGCCACGGTTGGGCTGGTTGTCAACACCAACCCGACGCTTAGCCTGTTTGGCTCCACGACGGTCAACTACGGCCTGACGGCCCAACTCACGCTGCGGTTTACCAGCCAGCCGCCTTATTCGTTTACGCTCTCCGATGGCACCACCGGTACAACGACCGACTCGGTGTTCCGGCAGACGGTGAAGCCCCTGCGCACGACGATCTATCAGGTAGCCAGCGTCTCGAACGTCTGTGGCATCGGGCTATCGGGTAACCCGGCAACGGCGACCGTGTTCGTCAATATCCCGACGATCACGACGCAGGCACTGGCAGGATCGACCAGCTTCTGTGCAGGCACTAACCTGTCGGTCGCCTTCTCAACCGCAGGTACGTTCAACCAGGGCAACCGATTCAAGGTGCAGATTGCCGATTCGACCGCAAAAGTCTACACCGATATCTCGGCCGAAAGCGCGACAAGTCCCATCACCGCCACGATTCCGTCGGCGTTTAAAGGTGGACCATACTTTATCCGGGTGCTGGCCACTAACCCCGGCGCCGAAGTGCCCGGCGAACGCAGCCCGACCATCTTGACGGTAAAAGGGTTGCCATCTGCTGTACTGACTGGTACACAGGATGTGTTTGAGACGTACCCAGCCAGCCTGAGCATCGCGTTGGCTGGCGATAGTCCCTGGGCCATCACCTATACGGTTGATGGTGGTCCACCCAGCACCATTAGCACTAACGCGAATCCGCATATTCTGACCTTCCAGCCGACCAAAAACACCACCTACATGCTGACCTCGGTCACCAACAACTGTGGTTCGGGACCAGTGTCGGGCACGGCGGTTGTGACGGTGTTGCCCCTGCTGGCGGTGGAAGACCCACTCACGGGCGCGCTCTCGCTCTATCCCGTCCCCACCCAAAACGTGCTGACGGTTTCGATTGATCTGCCGCTTACGGTTCAACAGCCCGCCGAGCTGATGCTGAGTGATTTCAACGGCCGCCCGGTATTGAGCCGCACCACCGAAAATCGCCAGACCCAGCTCGACCTGAGTCAGCAGCCAGCCGGTATCTACCTACTGAGCGTGCAGGTTGGCGATCGGCGCGTCGTCAAAAAAGTGATGAAACTGTAA
- a CDS encoding nucleoside deaminase, which yields MFSDDYFMAMALTLAEEAGEAGEIPVGAVVVARNRIIGKGRNQTEQLTDVTAHAEMLAITAAAQTLGGKYLTDCTLYVTLEPCVMCAGALFWAQIGRIVIGADDPKRGYSRLQPSPLHPKTRIETGILADECRALLTNFFGRLRT from the coding sequence ATGTTTTCCGATGACTATTTCATGGCTATGGCATTGACCCTGGCCGAAGAAGCGGGCGAAGCGGGTGAGATCCCGGTGGGTGCGGTTGTGGTTGCGCGAAACCGTATCATCGGAAAAGGGCGTAATCAAACCGAGCAGTTGACCGACGTAACGGCCCACGCCGAAATGCTGGCGATTACGGCGGCGGCCCAAACCCTAGGCGGTAAATACCTCACCGACTGCACCCTCTACGTGACCCTCGAACCCTGCGTGATGTGTGCGGGCGCGCTTTTCTGGGCGCAGATTGGCCGCATCGTGATTGGCGCCGATGACCCCAAACGCGGATACTCACGCCTGCAGCCTTCGCCACTGCACCCCAAAACCCGAATCGAGACGGGTATCCTGGCCGACGAGTGCCGGGCGTTGTTGACGAACTTTTTCGGCCGTCTAAGAACATAA
- a CDS encoding carotenoid biosynthesis protein: protein MLAYIAGLVGLHVPAVAPLFKLLTPLNLLGTLAALLYFHTDWQRSFYFYIALAVLTGFFVEVLGVETGYIFGGPYAYGAGLGPKVLGVPPVIGINWLVLTYAFGSICERLPWRIYIKTAIAATGMVALDLLIEPVAIHLDFWTWFGRPIPIQNYVGWWLVAAVLLSIWYGLPFRKENRLAGLLIGLQLFFFAGNLLLLQLTK, encoded by the coding sequence GTGCTAGCTTACATAGCGGGTTTGGTGGGGCTGCACGTCCCGGCGGTGGCCCCCCTGTTTAAGCTGCTCACGCCCCTCAACCTGCTGGGTACGTTGGCGGCGTTACTTTATTTTCATACCGACTGGCAGCGTTCCTTTTATTTCTACATCGCCCTGGCCGTCCTCACCGGCTTTTTCGTGGAAGTGCTGGGCGTCGAAACGGGTTACATTTTTGGTGGCCCCTATGCTTACGGCGCCGGGCTTGGCCCCAAGGTACTCGGGGTACCGCCGGTTATCGGCATCAACTGGCTTGTGTTGACGTATGCCTTTGGCTCGATTTGCGAACGACTGCCCTGGCGCATCTACATCAAAACAGCGATTGCAGCTACCGGTATGGTCGCGCTCGATCTCCTCATTGAGCCGGTAGCCATTCATCTCGATTTCTGGACCTGGTTCGGCCGGCCGATACCTATTCAAAATTACGTAGGCTGGTGGCTGGTGGCGGCCGTGTTACTAAGCATCTGGTATGGCCTGCCTTTTCGTAAGGAGAATCGCCTGGCTGGTCTACTAATTGGTCTACAGCTTTTCTTCTTCGCAGGTAACCTACTTCTGCTTCAACTGACAAAATGA
- a CDS encoding superoxide dismutase gives MAFVLDPLPYPSDALEPNIDKQTMEIHHGKHHNAYVTNLNNAIAGTEMENLSIDELVANVSKYPVAVRNNGGGHFNHTLFWNILSANGGGQPTGQLAEAINQKFGSFDAFKEEFTKAATTRFGSGWAWLIVTPAGELAVTSTPNQDNPLMDVADTKGTPIIGLDVWEHAYYLKYQNKRPDYIAAFWNVVDWNAAEAAYQKAKAA, from the coding sequence ATGGCTTTTGTATTAGACCCGCTGCCCTACCCGAGCGATGCGCTCGAACCGAACATCGACAAGCAGACCATGGAGATCCACCATGGCAAACACCATAACGCGTACGTAACGAACCTCAACAACGCGATCGCAGGGACCGAAATGGAAAACCTATCGATTGATGAACTGGTCGCTAACGTAAGCAAATACCCCGTAGCCGTTCGGAACAATGGCGGCGGTCACTTCAACCACACCCTTTTCTGGAATATCCTCTCGGCAAATGGCGGTGGTCAGCCTACCGGTCAGCTTGCCGAGGCAATCAACCAGAAATTTGGCTCGTTTGATGCGTTCAAAGAAGAGTTTACCAAGGCTGCCACCACGCGTTTCGGCTCAGGCTGGGCGTGGCTGATCGTGACACCTGCCGGTGAACTGGCCGTTACGTCGACCCCCAATCAGGATAACCCGTTGATGGACGTGGCTGATACAAAAGGCACGCCCATTATTGGCCTCGACGTGTGGGAACACGCCTATTACCTCAAATACCAGAACAAGCGTCCTGATTATATCGCCGCTTTCTGGAACGTAGTTGACTGGAATGCTGCCGAGGCCGCTTACCAGAAAGCCAAAGCAGCCTAG